The following coding sequences lie in one Haematobia irritans isolate KBUSLIRL chromosome 3, ASM5000362v1, whole genome shotgun sequence genomic window:
- the LOC142228447 gene encoding fumarate hydratase, mitochondrial-like isoform X2 has protein sequence MAAKSYRIETDTFGELKVPSDKYYGAQTARSQINFPIGGPTERMPKPVVQAMGILKKAAAEVNKEFGLDPKISDAISKAADDVISGKLYDDHFPLVIWQTGSGTQSNMNVNEVISNRAIELLGGKLGSKDPVHPNDHVNKSQSSNDTFPTAIHISVALELNNNLKPAIKILHDALKAKSEEFKDIIKIGRTHTMDAVPLTLGQEFGGYTQQMAYALDRIDACLPRVYELALGGTAVGTGLNTRIGFAEKCAAKIAQLTGLPFVTAPNKFEALAARDAMVEVHGVLNTIAVSLMKIANDIRFLGSGPRCGLGELMLPENEPGSSIMPGKVNPTQCESMTMVAAQVMGNQVAVTVGGSNGHFELNVFKPLVVSNVLRSIRLLSDGSRTFTANCVQGIQANRDRIDKIMNESLMLVTALNPHIGYDKAAKIAKTAHKNGTTLKQEAIKLGYLTEKEFAQWVRPEDMLGPK, from the exons AAGCCAGTTGTTCAGGCTATGGGTATTTTGAAAAAGGCTGCTGCTGAAGTAAACAAGGAATTCGGTTTGGATCCCAAAATTAGCGATGCCATCTCAAAGGCTGCTGATGATGTAATATCAGGAAAGCTTTATGATGATCATTTTCCTTTGGTCATATGGCAAACGGGTTCGGGCACTCAAAGTAATATGAATGTTAATGAG GTAATTAGCAATCGTGCCATTGAATTGTTGGGTGGAAAATTGGGATCAAAGGATCCCGTTCATCCCAACGATCATGTCAACAAATCTCAGAGCTCAAACGACACCTTCCCTACCGCCATTCATATATCCGTTGCTTTGGAACTCAATAATAACCTTAAGCCCGCTATTAAAATTCTTCATGATGCTTTGAAAGCCAAGTCCGAAGAATTCAAGGATATCATTAAAATTGGTCGTACTCACACCATGGATGCCGTTCCTTTGACCTTGGGTCAAGAGTTTGGTGGCTACACCCAACAAATGGCTTATGCTTTGGATCGTATTGATGCTTGTCTGCCACGCGTCTATGAATTGGCTTTGGGCGGTACAGCCGTTGGTACAGGCCTAAACACCCGCATAGGTTTTGCCGAGAAGTGTGCTGCTAAAATTGCCCAACTAACTGGTTTGCCTTTTGTGACCGCTCCTAATAAATTTGAAGCTTTGGCAGCTCGTGATGCCATGGTTGAAGTTCATGGAGTTTTGAATACCATTGCTGTGAGCCTCATGAAGATTGCCAACGATATCCGTTTTCTAGGTTCAGGACCCCGATGTGGTTTGGGAGAACTAATGTTACCGGAAAATGAACCAGGTAGCTCAATTATGCCCGGTAAAGTTAATCCCACACAATGTGAATCCATGACCATGGTAGCTGCTCAGGTTATGGGTAATCAAGTTGCTGTCACTGTTGGAGGTTCGAATGGTCATTTCGAATTGAACGTTTTCAAGCCCTTGGTGGTTTCGAATGTTTTGCGGTCAATTCGTTTGTTGT CCGATGGAAGCCGAACTTTCACTGCCAATTGCGTACAAGGCATTCAGGCCAATAGAGACCGCATTGACAAGATTATGAATGAATCTCTGATGTTGGTTACCGCCTTGAATCCCCACATTGGCTACGATAAAGCTGCTAAAATAGCCAAGACTGCCCACAAGAATGGAACAACACTTAAGCAAGAGGCAATCAAATTGggctatttaacagaaaaagaaTTTGCCCAATGGGTTAGACCTGAAGATATGTTGGGCCCtaagtaa
- the fs(1)K10 gene encoding female sterile (1) K10 gives MVAKKNFSQNGRQMTNATHPYKKPNMNKPQPPMMMNNNFNTNPMFNVSQIPDNPGYLDFNLPTTPPNKNNMNNGDGKKKNNNNKNNKQKNTKPQGNQPNNGNGQWKNNVNPQGGGMGGGPNNPRFNGPRNNFGMITRGRGRMMPIPPMGMGPRGMGPPMMGPPMGGFQPGPMMGPPLRPPMPPMGGPMPPMRRNGPPMPIPPMIPPRMIPPPFVAGGKIKKNKLSPKKVTKGKTSTIKTLKNLINQYPIEKPWVTSEIKAEYDKKIDIENRLKGNKDDELFAQFKVQRDKFVAMYEAAREEYLKKEAASVKAKDEKDKQTNTNTAKKDDKKEANENKKNN, from the exons ATGGTGGctaaaaagaatttttcacaaaatggcaGACAAATGACAAATGCCACTCACCCATATAAAAAACCAAACATGAACAAGCCACAACCACCGATGATGATGAATAACAATTTTAACACCAATCCAATGTTTAACGTCAGTCAAATTCCTGATAATCCAGGTTACTTAGATTTTAATTTGCCCACAACCCCACCgaacaaaaataatatgaataatGGTGATggaaagaagaaaaataataataacaagaacaacaaacagAAGAATACAAAGCCTCAAGGTAATCAACCAAATAATGGAAACGGTCAGTGGAAAAACAACGTAAACCCACAAGGGGGTGGTATGGGAGGAGGACCAAATAATCCACGCTTTAATGGTCCTCGTAATAATTTTGGAATGATAACTCGCGGACGTGGTCGTATGATGCCAATACCACCTATGGGAATGGGTCCTCGTGGTATGGGACCACCAATGATGGGTCCGCCTATGGGAGGATTTCAACCGGGCCCTATGATGGGACCTCCACTACGTCCTCCAATGCCACCTATGGGCGGCCCTATGCCACCAATGCGCCGCAATGGTCCACCTATGCCAATTCCACCTATGATCCCTCCACGTATGATTCCACCACCTTTTGTGGCCGGaggtaaaataaagaaaaataagctGAGTCCCAAAAAGGTAACAAAGGGTAAGACCAGCACAATTAAGACCTTGAAGAATCTAATAAACCAGTATCCAATCGAAAAACCATGGGTAACAAGTGAAATAAAGGCGGAATATGATAAGAAAATTGACATTGAGAATCGGCTTAAAGGTAATAAGGACGATGAATTATTCGCCCAGTTTAAAGTTCAACGGGACAAATTTGTTGCCATGTACGAGGCTGCAAGGgaggaatatttaaaaaaagaggCTGCTTCAGTGAAAGCAAAG gaTGAAAaagacaaacaaacaaatacaaatacagCAAAAAAGGACGATAAAAAAGAGGCaaatgaaaataagaaaaataattaa
- the LOC142228166 gene encoding dynein light chain 2, cytoplasmic, protein MSDRKAVIKNADMSEEMQQDAVDCATQALEKYNIEKDIAAFIKKEFDKKYNPTWHCIVGRNFGSYVTHETRHFIYFYLGQVAILLFKSG, encoded by the exons atgtCGGACCGCAAAGCTGTTATTAAGAATGCTGACATGAGCGAAGAAATGCAACAGGATGCTGTTGATTGTGCGACACAAGCATTggaaaaatacaatattgaaaaG GATATTGCCGCATTCATAAAGAAAGAATTCGACAAAAAATACAATCCAACATGGCATTGTATTGTAGGAAGAAATTTTGGATCATATGTAACACATGAAACACGCCATTTCATCTATTTCTACTTAGGACAGGTGGCTATTCTGTTATTCAAGAGCGGTTAA
- the Nrd1 gene encoding nardilysin, which produces MFVVKKFATVPTKSIKLAKFSFTKLEYIPKILTTSTSEQIKPTNTRQQKQYRLLHHHHPQQQHCESKTNKRYFCSLKTFNGKMVNSAEAGVKYLEIPDKSENDKKLYKTLVLVNGLHVLLVSDPSPVPHDGLTSSCDTAGDSCAEESSESSEESASSTEGEEDSDDESEEGDEKLAAVAVLVDVGSFSEPTNYQGMAHFLEHMIFMGSQKYPTENAFDAHIKKCGGFDNANTECEETLFYFEVSEEHLDSSMDYFTALLKAPLMMKEAMAREREAVESEFQQTLHDDEARRDQLLASLANPNYPHSTFTWGNLKSLKENIDDTDLHRDLHEFCKRHYSGHRMHVCVQARLPIDELEHLVVKHFSDIPSNNLDGKDFGVYNYREAFSPAFHNEVFFVKPVENVCKLELTWVLPPMTKLYKCKPDHFLSYLIGYEGEGSLCAYLRKKLWGLELIAGVDESGFDTNSIYALFNLCIYLTDSGFQHLDEVLAATFAYIKLFAQCGSLKEAYDELANIEATSFRFASQKPAFDNVQNLVVRSKYYPPKHVLTGTELYFEYNEEQIQDVIRHLNEFSFNIMITSQQKYDGITYDKKEKWFGTEYTSIKMPQKWQELWDNSQPMTELFLPKPNRFLSNDFRLFWVENGKPEIPLAPKKILQTDTCELWFRQDDKFELPDAFMYFYFVSPLLRQSPKNDVLCALYAQLVKYRLAEELYPATVAGLSYQFYSAEKGVVLKTNGYNEKLHMVVDLITKSMVSMREHITDQQLEAFKKHLKKSYFNALIKPKALNKDIRLSIVENIRWPMIEKYKCLNDVTLDEMLDFADKYTKELYVQTLMQGNLTEEAAHNCMNSVLTTLNCQNIKETKYIENRTVQLPQGSHYIRCHALNDKDVNTVVTNFYQIGPCSVRIESILDLLMMFVEEPLFDSLRTKEQLGYYVGSSVRINYGIAGYSITVNSQETKHSAGHVDERIEAFRSKMIEILNDMPQDEYEHVRESLIKIKQVVDMSLSEEVARNWGEITCEEYLFDRKRKEVEILKTLNKQEIIDFCLNNERTNLRKLSIQVIGNVSQNNSELIKEEPEEADEEEDGVDDDEADEELFNALANKLDLKFISREGDATTIVDINDFKENLHVFPITKTKLETPIIDGDTGDGGAMDIIEDC; this is translated from the exons ATGTttgttgtgaaaaaatttgcaactGTACCGacaaaatctattaaattggccaaattttctttcacgaAATTAGAATATATCCCGAAGATATTGACGACATCGACATCTGAACAAATAAAACCAACAAATACacgacaacaaaaacaatatcgACTgctacatcatcatcatccgcaGCAGCAGCACTGTGAAAGCAAGACAAATAAGCGGTATTTCTGTAGCCTTAAGACATTCAACGGGAAGATGGTGAATTCTGCAGAGGCCGGTGTTAAATACTTGGAAATTCCAGACAAATCCGAAAATGACAAGAAGCTATATAA AACTTTAGTGCTGGTCAATGGCTTACATGTCCTGTTAGTCTCAGATCCAAGTCCTGTACCCCACGATGGTCTGACGTCTTCATGTGATACAGCTGGTGATTCATGTGCAGAAGAGTCCAGTGAAAGCAGTGAAGAATCTGCTTCCAGCACAGAGGGAGAGGAAGATTCAGATGATGAATCCGAGGAGG GTGATGAAAAACTAGCTGCCGTTGCTGTTCTTGTTGATGTCGGTTCTTTCTCTGAACCTACCAACTATCAGGGAATGGCCCATTTTCtggagcatatgatatttatggGTTCACAAAAGTATCCAACCGAGAATGCTTTCGATGCCCATATCAAAAAGTGTGGTGGTTTTGACAATGCCAACACCGAATGTGAAGAGACACTATTCTATTTTGAAGTATCCGAGGAACATTTAGATAGTAGCATGGATTATTTTACTGCCCTATTAAAAGCTCCCCTAATGATGAAAGAGGCCATGGCTAGAGAGCGTGAAGCTGTAGAATCAGAATTTCAACAAACTTTACACGATGACGAGGCCAGACGTGATCAGCTTCTTGCTAGTTTGGCAAATCCCAATTACCCACATAGCACATTTACTTGGGGTAATTTGAAATCcttgaaagaaaatattgacgaTACCGATCTTCATAGGGACTTGCATGAATTCTGTAAACGCCATTATAGTGGCCATCGCATGCATGTATGTGTTCAAGCCCGCTTACCCATAGATGAACTTGAACATCTTGTTGTGAAACATTTTTCCGATATACCTAGCAATAATCTGGATGGTAAAGATTTCGGGGTGTACAATTATCGTGAGGCTTTTAGTCCGGCATTCCACAATGAGGTTTTCTTTGTCAAGCCTGTGGAGAATGTGTGTAAATTAGAATTAACCTGGGTACTACCGCCCATGACAAAACTCTATAAATGCAAGCCTGATCATTTTCTATCATATCTCATTGGCTATGAGGGTGAAGGAAGTTTATGTGCCTACCTAAGGAAAAA ATTATGGGGCTTGGAATTAATCGCTGGCGTAGATGAATCGGGATTTGACACAAATTCTATTTATGCCTTATTCAATTTATGCATTTATTTGACTGATAGTGGTTTCCAACATTTGGATGAAGTGTTGGCAGCTACCTTTgcttatattaaattatttgccCAATGCGGTTCCCTAAAAGAAGCTTACGATGAGTTGGCAAACATTGAGGCTACAAGTTTTCGATTTGCTTCACAAAAGCCTGCTTTTGATAATGTTCAGAATTTAGTTGTTCGTTCCAAATATTATCCACCAAAGCATGTTCTAACAGGCACCGAATTATATTTCGAATACAACGAAGAACAAATCCAGGATGTGATTAGACATTTAAATGAATTCTCTTTCAATATTATGATAACGTCACAACAGAAATACGATGGCATTACCTATGATAAAAAGGAGAAGTGGTTCGGCACCGAGTATACCTCCATAAAAATGCCTCAAAAATGGCAGGAATTATGGGACAATAGCCAGCCAATGACTGAACTATTCTTGCCAAAACCAAATAGATTCCTATCAAatgattttcgtttgttttgggTGGAAAATGGTAAGCCAGAAATACCTTTGGcacctaaaaaaatattgcagaCCGATACTTGTGAGTTGTGGTTTAGACAAGATGACAAATTTGAATTACCCGATGCTTTcatgtatttctattttgtatCACCATTGTTAAGACAAAGCCCGAAGAa TGATGTGTTATGTGCATTATATGCCCAGTTGGTTAAATATCGATTGGCCGAAGAATTATATCCAGCCACAGTTGCGGGTTTAAGTTACCAGTTTTACTCCGCAGAAAAGGGTGTTGTATTAAAG ACAAATGGCTACAATGAAAAACTTCATATGGTTGTAGATCTTATAACAAAATCAATGGTTTCTATGCGGGAGCATATTACTGACCAGCAACTGGAGGCATTTAAAAAACATCTTAAAAAGAGTTATTTCAATGCATTGATTAAGCCAAAGGCCCTAAATAA AGATATTCGTTTGAGCATAGTAGAAAATATACGCTGGCCTATGATCGAGAAATATAAATGCCTAAATGATGTAACACTTGATGAAATGTTAGATTTTGCTGATAAATATACAAAGGAGCTGTATGTTCAAACTTTAATGCAGGGTAACTTAACTGAGGAGGCAGCACATAATTGTATGAATTCTGTTCTAACTACCCTTAACTGCCAGAATATTAAAGAG ACAAAATACATTGAGAACAGAACTGTACAACTGCCACAAGGTTCTCATTATATTAGATGCCATGCCCTGAATGACAAGGATGTAAACACTGTTGTAacaaatttctatcaaattggTCCTTGTTCTGTGCGTATTGAGAGTATTCTGGATTTGTTAATGATGTTTGTCGAGGAACCCCTTTTCGATTCTCTGAGAACTAAAGAGCAATTGGGTTATTATGTGGGATCATCGGTGCGCATTAATTATGGAATTGCAGGATACTCCATAACCGTTAATTCACAAGAAACCAAACATTCTGCTGGCCATGTGGATGAACGTATAGAGGCATTCCGCAGTAAAATGATTGAAATCCTAAATGATATGCCTCAGGATGAATATGAACATGTGCGTGaatcattaataaaaataaaacaagttgtTGATATGTCTCTAAGTGAAGAAGTTGCCCGAAATTGGGGTGAAATTACCTGTGAAGAATATTTATTTGATCGTAAACGCAAGGAAGTTGAAATTCTAAAGACGCTAAATAAACAGGAAATTATCGATTTCTGTTTGAATAATGAGCGTACCAATCTACGCAAATTATCGATTCAAGTAATTGGCAATGTCTCACAAAATAATAGTGAATTAATCAAAGAAGAGCCTGAAGAGGCTGATGAAGAGGAGGATGGCGTCGACGACGATGAAGCTGACGAAGAGCTTTTCAATGCTTTAGCAAATAAATTAGATTTGAAATTCATTTCTCGGGAAGGAGATGCCACCACTATTGTGGATATaaatgatttcaaagagaatctCCATGTATTTCCCATTACAAAAACCAAGTTGGAAACACCGATTATAGATGGCGATACAGGTGATGGTGGGGCTATGGACATTATAGAAGATTGTTAA